A single Desulfomonile tiedjei DNA region contains:
- a CDS encoding transposase: ISTGPLEATNNKIKTLQRQAYGFRDREFFVLKIYALHLTKYALVG; the protein is encoded by the coding sequence ATATCCACAGGCCCATTGGAGGCAACCAACAACAAAATCAAAACACTGCAAAGACAAGCTTATGGATTCCGTGACCGTGAATTCTTCGTCCTCAAAATCTATGCACTACATCTGACAAAGTACGCACTTGTCGGATGA